Proteins from a genomic interval of Lelliottia amnigena:
- a CDS encoding murein peptide amidase A, giving the protein MSPNRPRTERGVFPRGTEHYGRSFLGAPLIWFPAPQADRHSGLIIAGTHGDENSSIVTLSCALRTLAPERRRHHVVLTVNPDGCQLGLRANARGVDLNRNFPAANWRAGETVYRWNSAAEERDVVLLTGDKPGSEPETQALCQLIHHLHPAWVVSFHDPLACIEDPRHTALGEWLADAFSLPLVTSVGYETPGSFGSWCADLGLHCITAEFPPVSSDDASEKYLEAMTSLLRWQSQR; this is encoded by the coding sequence ATGTCACCCAACCGCCCCAGAACGGAACGTGGCGTATTTCCACGTGGGACCGAACACTATGGCCGCTCGTTTTTGGGCGCGCCACTGATTTGGTTCCCCGCCCCACAGGCCGATCGTCACAGTGGATTAATTATTGCGGGTACGCACGGGGATGAAAATTCATCGATCGTGACGCTCTCCTGCGCGCTACGAACGCTGGCCCCTGAGCGACGTCGTCACCATGTGGTGCTGACGGTCAACCCAGATGGCTGCCAGTTGGGATTGCGCGCCAACGCGCGCGGTGTCGATCTCAATCGTAATTTCCCTGCGGCCAACTGGCGAGCAGGCGAAACGGTATACCGCTGGAACAGTGCCGCAGAAGAACGAGACGTGGTGCTGTTGACCGGCGATAAGCCCGGCTCAGAACCGGAAACTCAAGCGTTGTGTCAGCTCATTCATCACCTTCATCCCGCATGGGTCGTTTCGTTTCACGACCCGTTGGCTTGCATCGAAGATCCGCGTCACACGGCGTTAGGCGAGTGGCTGGCGGACGCATTTTCGCTACCGCTGGTAACGAGCGTGGGATACGAAACGCCCGGCTCATTTGGCAGCTGGTGCGCGGATCTCGGGCTCCATTGCATCACAGCGGAATTCCCGCCCGTCTCCTCTGACGACGCGAGCGAGAAATACCTGGAGGCTATGACGAGCCTACTGCGCTGGCAATCTCAGAGATGA
- the ycjG gene encoding mandelate racemase/muconate lactonizing protein produces the protein MRNVKVYEEAWPLHTPFVISRGSRSEASVVVVEIEEDDIKGIGECTPYPRYGESLASVMAQVMTILPDLERGLTREALQRLLPAGAARNAVDCALWSLEAQKNHQTISGAVGVVLPQTIVTAQTVVIGEPEQMAASAKALYEAGARLLKVKIDDHLISERMVAIRGAVPDATLIVDANESWKSEGLAARCQLLADLGVAMLEQPLPAQDDATLANFIHPLPICADESCHTRENLTSLKGRYEMVNIKLDKTGGLTEALALAKQARAEGFALMLGCMLCTSRAITAALPLAEQVSFADLDGPTWLAVDVSPALNFTTGTLHL, from the coding sequence ATGAGAAACGTCAAGGTCTATGAAGAAGCATGGCCATTGCATACCCCGTTTGTGATCTCTCGTGGCAGTCGCAGTGAAGCGAGCGTCGTGGTTGTTGAAATTGAAGAAGATGACATAAAGGGCATCGGGGAATGCACACCCTATCCGCGCTATGGCGAGAGTCTCGCATCGGTTATGGCACAGGTCATGACAATCCTGCCCGACCTCGAAAGAGGCCTGACGCGTGAGGCTTTGCAACGTCTTTTGCCCGCAGGTGCAGCGCGTAACGCCGTGGATTGCGCACTGTGGTCGCTTGAGGCGCAGAAAAATCACCAGACTATTTCCGGCGCGGTAGGTGTGGTGTTACCGCAAACCATTGTCACGGCCCAAACCGTCGTTATCGGTGAGCCCGAACAGATGGCCGCCAGCGCAAAAGCACTGTATGAGGCTGGCGCGCGTTTGCTGAAGGTGAAAATAGACGATCATTTAATCAGCGAACGTATGGTGGCGATTCGTGGTGCGGTCCCCGATGCGACGCTGATTGTTGATGCCAATGAATCCTGGAAAAGTGAAGGATTGGCTGCTCGCTGCCAGTTGCTCGCGGATCTGGGGGTGGCGATGCTTGAGCAGCCATTACCGGCGCAGGATGATGCGACGCTGGCGAATTTCATTCATCCGCTGCCCATTTGCGCGGATGAAAGCTGCCATACTCGTGAAAATCTGACGAGCCTGAAGGGGCGTTATGAAATGGTTAACATCAAGCTTGATAAGACGGGCGGCTTAACCGAAGCGTTGGCGCTGGCAAAACAGGCGCGTGCAGAGGGCTTTGCACTCATGCTGGGCTGTATGCTTTGCACCTCACGCGCCATTACGGCTGCGCTTCCGCTGGCGGAGCAGGTCAGCTTTGCCGATCTTGATGGACCCACCTGGCTCGCGGTGGATGTTTCACCGGCGTTGAATTTCACCACCGGTACGCTTCATCTCTGA
- the tpx gene encoding thiol peroxidase yields the protein MTQLVHFQGNPVSVAGSIPQAGSKAQAFTLVAKDLSDVTLGQFAGKRKVLNIFPSIDTGVCAASVRKFNQLATEMDNTVVLCISADLPFAQSRFCGAEGLSNVITLSTLRSPDFLENYGVGIAEGALKGLTARAVLVIDENDTVVFSELVNEITNEPDYTAALDVLKA from the coding sequence ATGACACAACTCGTTCATTTTCAGGGCAACCCAGTTTCTGTTGCAGGCTCTATTCCCCAGGCTGGCAGCAAAGCGCAGGCTTTTACCCTCGTAGCGAAAGACCTGTCTGATGTAACGTTGGGCCAGTTTGCTGGCAAACGCAAAGTTCTGAATATTTTCCCAAGCATTGATACCGGCGTTTGTGCAGCCTCCGTGCGCAAATTTAACCAGCTGGCGACTGAAATGGACAACACCGTAGTGCTGTGCATTTCCGCTGACCTGCCGTTCGCCCAGTCCCGCTTCTGCGGTGCAGAAGGTCTGAGCAACGTCATCACCCTTTCCACCCTGCGTAGCCCGGATTTCCTCGAAAACTACGGCGTAGGGATCGCAGAAGGCGCTCTGAAAGGCCTGACTGCGCGTGCCGTACTGGTCATCGATGAAAACGACACCGTTGTTTTCAGTGAACTGGTCAACGAAATCACCAACGAACCGGATTACACCGCTGCGCTGGACGTGTTAAAAGCGTGA
- the tyrR_1 gene encoding DNA-binding transcriptional regulator TyrR, which translates to MSPRMQAKLLRFLNDGTFRRVGEDHEVHVDVRVICATQKNLVELVQKGVFREDLYYRLNVLTLNIPPLRDCPQDVMPLTELFVARFADEQGVPRPKLSADLGTMLTRYNWPGNIRQLKNAVYRALTQLEGYELRPQDVLLPDYDAGTLAVGEEAMEGSLDDITSRFERSVLTQLYRNYPSTRKLAKRLGVSHTAIANKLREYGLNQKKTEES; encoded by the coding sequence ATGTCACCGCGTATGCAGGCCAAACTGCTGCGCTTCCTCAATGACGGCACGTTCCGCCGGGTGGGGGAAGATCATGAGGTACACGTTGATGTCCGTGTGATTTGCGCCACGCAGAAAAATCTTGTTGAACTGGTTCAGAAAGGGGTGTTCCGCGAAGATCTCTATTATCGCCTGAACGTGCTGACGCTGAACATTCCGCCGCTACGCGATTGTCCACAAGACGTTATGCCGCTCACCGAACTGTTTGTGGCGCGTTTCGCAGACGAACAGGGCGTACCGCGTCCGAAGCTCTCTGCCGATCTGGGTACGATGCTGACGCGCTATAACTGGCCGGGGAATATCAGGCAGCTGAAGAATGCGGTATATCGCGCACTGACCCAGCTTGAAGGATATGAATTACGTCCTCAGGACGTCCTGCTGCCAGATTATGATGCCGGAACCCTGGCGGTTGGCGAAGAAGCGATGGAAGGATCGCTGGACGATATCACCAGCCGTTTTGAGCGCTCTGTCCTGACCCAGCTTTATCGCAACTATCCCAGCACGCGTAAACTGGCGAAACGGTTAGGTGTTTCGCATACGGCGATCGCCAATAAGCTGCGCGAATACGGTTTGAATCAGAAGAAAACAGAAGAGTCATAA